A window of Microscilla marina ATCC 23134 contains these coding sequences:
- a CDS encoding AAA family ATPase has translation MNLITSQLNLLFEGRKVLVYELPQGEFPSPTLVKVLKNPHPTPEELSQFYNEYRVAQTLNEHEVMLNDTEGVRKVYKKGSIDQKPALFLEHIIGTTLAEIIREKEQFNIIDFLNTAIELTHIVGRIHHFHVIHRDITPNNIILDKTKKPVIIDFGLATELSGQTFFIGNQTLEGTIAYISPEQTGRMNRRVDHRSDLYSLGIVFYEMLTGTLPFNSNDKIELVHAHLAMPPIPPEEVVPSIPPIISQIILKLLSKNVEHRYQSAYGLRADLTEIAYYLKSQPNASVSFNIAQKDRSGILQIPEKLYGRKKELNLLMQAYDRVAKGANELLLVSGESGVGKSNLIHELYPDIAQKNGLFIEGKYDQFQQQKPYSAITQAFNALFQYLVTLPAIELKRWQKTIQNAVGNNGRLLTDVMPDLELIIGQQPPVSRIDGQEAQNRFQRVVQTFIKDISRKENPLVLFLDDLQWADASSLQLLQTMLNQNDNQYFLAIGAYRSNEVHESHPFNITLHNLKQANEAVIHEVALQNLTLRHIEELLKDSLYFDDAQQLYQLAELIFIKTQGNAFFVNQFLKSLYEELLLTFSFKKQVWEWDISKIKEQNITDNVVTLMTQKINTLPVSTCQVLQIAACLGSTFSLQMISLVQQSSPVHVFKALWLAVTAGYIYPLDENYQQFQDESIEKNNNEKHTKFKFAHDRIEQATYNLQTLEERENTHWQIAQLLYAKHQNNPTHIFSLVNHFNKALRLVKQENQQDLVANLNKQAAEKAHKTNAYESALSYYTTVMQLLDVKVWDNYDFAFSLYTQYAECTYLTGDFDTVRQVYSQLLAQPLTQFDKIRVHYVLSRLLLTEGEVEKAQSEILKALDLLGVRYPKTTDESKVFLEKEYQEVNNHYQHLREDIIINRPLIQSEKDDLLLGIFETLGNINYILGETAFSIWAGLRLTNITLQKGNNKQSSYAFIVFGIYCIIYLKDSLKGYKIGRLALKISDKIDNQGQQATAHYVFGSSILHWVSHQRKNLKYQQKAIQYGLEGGNNMVTAYAMFSLLQELLLTGTHLEEVKNEHDKLLPVLKKINPYTYQLNVIPTIFQPLKQLLGETQSTQSFDDAGFNEKKFLAECNTNGVAQFYTAKARNLYIFGHFEQGASLAKHYDLFFQSVPTLINLVEGVYYVALHLLAVYSKQNTQQQQQDLVIINKALTQLEKWAINAPMNFNARYLLVLAEKAYQVDHQDFKAVDLYEQAIAEAHRTEFLYLEAIAHERIAQFWLAHKKDSYAKLHIQQAYQLYKAWGAKAKVRQLGEAFPYFLSRKKNKHSLSTHEKVVKENQYTTFRSSTNGGTLDLHTILKSSTALMKEVHLEALLEQMIKIVAESAGAQKVYIIENNQESLVVRMKGEMAVQIGRPDFGDIQVTALSTPLEHSTEVPISLINYVHRLRSDMVIANANEEKLLQKDAYIRKHRPKSLLCYPILRKERVSLIFYLENNLAIGAFTPERLEILGVLSSQINVSLENALLYENLEEKVKERTEQLRSKNREMSVQSEILKDMYQQLQKHNKNVTASINYALRIQESMLPKIKHIKKQLPELFLMYRPRDIVSGDFYWYGEKNGQVIIAAIDCTGHGVPGAFMSMLGHGILNQIVYTKKITDPGAILSSLHLGILTALRQRETDNRDGMDMTICVIDKQNKVLKFAGAKNPLHIIQDNELTEIKGNIMPIGGVWRRIEKREFNTVVFPLDKPTTVYIHSDGYQDQLGGPDEYPKKFMKRTFKQLLFSIHQKPMEEQQQILEEALDNWIGDLHSQTDDILLVGFRITPDMLA, from the coding sequence ATGAATCTAATCACATCTCAGCTAAACTTATTGTTCGAAGGACGAAAAGTTTTAGTTTATGAGCTTCCCCAAGGCGAATTTCCCTCTCCTACACTAGTCAAGGTATTGAAGAACCCACATCCCACCCCTGAAGAATTGTCCCAGTTTTATAATGAGTACAGAGTTGCCCAAACACTCAATGAGCATGAGGTTATGTTAAATGATACAGAGGGAGTGCGGAAGGTATATAAAAAAGGCAGCATTGACCAAAAGCCTGCCTTGTTTTTAGAACACATTATAGGCACAACACTTGCCGAAATAATCAGAGAAAAAGAGCAGTTTAACATTATAGACTTTCTCAATACGGCGATTGAACTTACCCATATCGTGGGGCGCATTCATCATTTTCATGTCATTCACCGTGACATTACCCCTAATAATATTATACTAGATAAAACAAAAAAGCCTGTTATTATAGATTTTGGGCTTGCAACTGAACTGTCTGGACAAACCTTTTTTATTGGTAATCAAACCCTCGAAGGTACTATAGCCTACATTTCCCCAGAACAAACCGGACGCATGAACCGTCGGGTAGACCATCGCTCCGATTTATATTCTTTAGGCATCGTGTTTTACGAAATGCTCACAGGTACTTTACCGTTCAATAGCAATGATAAAATAGAACTGGTACACGCTCACCTTGCAATGCCCCCCATTCCTCCCGAAGAGGTAGTACCTTCTATTCCTCCCATCATTTCTCAAATTATATTAAAACTACTGTCCAAAAATGTAGAACACCGTTACCAATCAGCCTATGGGTTGCGCGCCGACCTTACCGAAATAGCCTACTACCTAAAGTCTCAACCCAATGCCTCGGTAAGTTTTAACATTGCACAAAAAGACCGTTCAGGGATTTTACAAATACCAGAAAAGCTGTATGGCCGTAAAAAAGAGTTAAACTTATTGATGCAAGCTTATGACAGGGTAGCAAAAGGAGCCAATGAATTGTTGTTGGTATCGGGCGAGTCGGGGGTAGGTAAATCCAATCTTATCCATGAGCTTTATCCTGACATTGCCCAGAAAAACGGTCTTTTTATCGAGGGAAAGTATGACCAGTTTCAGCAGCAAAAGCCCTACTCTGCTATTACTCAGGCATTTAATGCCTTATTTCAGTATTTGGTAACTTTACCTGCAATTGAGCTCAAACGCTGGCAAAAAACTATTCAAAATGCTGTGGGTAACAATGGACGTTTACTTACAGATGTGATGCCCGACTTGGAGTTAATTATTGGGCAACAACCACCAGTAAGCCGCATTGATGGACAGGAAGCACAAAACAGGTTTCAGCGAGTGGTTCAAACTTTTATCAAAGATATCTCGCGTAAAGAAAACCCTTTGGTGTTGTTTCTCGACGACTTGCAATGGGCTGATGCCTCTTCACTACAGCTTTTGCAGACAATGCTTAACCAAAATGACAATCAGTATTTTTTGGCAATAGGTGCCTATCGTAGCAATGAAGTGCACGAGTCTCATCCATTTAATATTACACTACACAACTTAAAACAAGCCAACGAAGCGGTTATTCATGAGGTAGCCCTGCAAAACCTTACACTACGGCACATAGAAGAGTTGTTAAAAGATTCTTTATACTTTGATGATGCTCAGCAATTATATCAACTGGCGGAACTCATTTTTATAAAAACTCAAGGCAATGCTTTTTTTGTCAATCAGTTTTTAAAATCATTGTATGAAGAATTGTTGCTTACATTTAGTTTTAAAAAACAAGTGTGGGAGTGGGACATATCAAAAATAAAAGAACAGAATATTACCGATAATGTGGTAACGTTGATGACCCAAAAGATCAACACCCTGCCTGTAAGTACCTGTCAAGTACTTCAAATAGCAGCTTGCTTGGGCAGTACTTTTAGCTTGCAAATGATTAGCTTGGTACAACAGTCCTCTCCGGTGCATGTATTTAAGGCGCTATGGCTGGCAGTTACTGCGGGCTACATTTACCCATTAGATGAAAACTATCAACAGTTTCAGGACGAATCGATAGAAAAAAACAACAACGAAAAGCATACTAAATTCAAATTTGCACACGATCGCATAGAACAAGCCACTTACAATTTACAAACCCTTGAGGAGCGGGAAAACACCCATTGGCAAATAGCACAGTTACTGTATGCAAAGCATCAAAATAACCCTACACATATATTTTCTTTAGTCAACCACTTCAATAAAGCATTGCGTCTGGTAAAGCAAGAGAACCAGCAAGATTTAGTGGCAAACTTGAACAAGCAAGCAGCTGAAAAAGCCCATAAAACCAACGCTTATGAGTCGGCTTTGAGCTACTATACTACGGTGATGCAACTACTTGATGTCAAAGTATGGGATAACTATGACTTTGCGTTTAGTTTATATACCCAATATGCTGAATGTACTTATCTTACAGGTGATTTTGACACGGTTCGTCAGGTATATAGTCAACTGTTGGCACAGCCCTTAACCCAATTTGATAAGATCAGGGTTCATTATGTATTGTCCCGTTTGTTGCTTACGGAAGGGGAGGTGGAAAAAGCGCAAAGTGAAATACTGAAAGCCTTGGATTTATTAGGAGTACGTTATCCTAAAACGACGGATGAGTCTAAGGTGTTTTTGGAAAAAGAATATCAGGAGGTAAACAACCACTACCAACACCTGAGAGAAGACATTATTATAAATCGTCCTTTGATTCAATCAGAAAAAGATGATTTGTTGCTCGGCATTTTCGAAACTTTGGGCAATATTAATTATATACTAGGAGAGACAGCCTTTAGTATTTGGGCGGGACTAAGGCTTACAAATATTACTTTACAAAAAGGAAATAATAAACAATCTTCCTACGCTTTTATTGTCTTTGGTATTTATTGCATCATTTACTTGAAAGACAGCCTAAAGGGATATAAAATAGGGCGATTGGCTTTGAAAATCTCAGATAAAATTGATAATCAGGGACAACAAGCTACTGCACATTATGTGTTTGGTTCGAGTATTTTACATTGGGTATCTCACCAAAGAAAAAACCTGAAATACCAGCAAAAAGCCATACAGTATGGATTGGAAGGGGGCAACAATATGGTGACAGCTTATGCTATGTTTTCTTTGTTGCAAGAGTTGCTGCTCACAGGTACCCACCTAGAGGAGGTGAAAAATGAACATGATAAACTGTTGCCTGTGCTCAAAAAAATAAATCCGTATACTTATCAACTCAATGTAATTCCTACCATTTTTCAACCTCTCAAACAATTGTTGGGTGAAACCCAATCTACTCAATCGTTTGATGACGCTGGATTTAATGAAAAAAAATTTTTAGCTGAGTGTAATACCAACGGCGTAGCTCAGTTTTATACTGCCAAAGCAAGGAACCTATACATCTTTGGGCATTTCGAACAAGGGGCCTCGCTTGCTAAACACTACGACCTGTTTTTTCAAAGTGTGCCTACCCTTATCAACCTGGTGGAGGGGGTGTATTATGTGGCATTACACCTATTGGCTGTATACTCCAAACAAAACACTCAACAGCAACAGCAAGACTTAGTTATTATCAATAAGGCATTGACACAACTAGAAAAATGGGCAATAAACGCACCCATGAACTTTAATGCTCGGTACTTGTTAGTGCTGGCAGAAAAAGCTTATCAGGTAGACCATCAAGATTTTAAGGCAGTAGATTTGTATGAACAAGCCATTGCTGAAGCACATCGTACCGAGTTTCTCTATCTTGAAGCGATTGCCCATGAGCGTATTGCGCAGTTTTGGCTTGCCCATAAGAAAGACAGCTATGCCAAGCTTCATATTCAGCAAGCCTACCAACTATATAAAGCCTGGGGTGCTAAAGCCAAAGTAAGGCAATTGGGGGAGGCGTTCCCTTATTTTTTATCGAGGAAAAAAAACAAGCATTCCCTCTCTACTCACGAGAAGGTAGTCAAAGAAAACCAATATACTACGTTTAGAAGCTCTACCAACGGAGGTACTTTAGACCTTCATACTATCTTAAAATCTTCAACGGCACTGATGAAAGAGGTACACCTGGAAGCATTGCTTGAGCAAATGATTAAGATAGTGGCCGAAAGTGCAGGAGCACAAAAAGTATATATTATTGAAAACAATCAGGAAAGTTTGGTGGTAAGAATGAAAGGTGAAATGGCGGTGCAAATAGGCAGACCAGACTTTGGCGACATACAAGTAACTGCCCTCAGTACTCCTTTGGAGCACAGTACCGAGGTGCCCATTTCTTTGATTAATTATGTGCATCGCCTGAGGTCAGATATGGTAATAGCCAACGCCAATGAAGAAAAGCTTTTGCAAAAAGATGCTTATATACGAAAGCATCGACCAAAATCACTGCTATGTTATCCTATATTAAGAAAAGAACGAGTAAGCCTTATCTTTTATCTGGAAAACAACCTTGCCATTGGTGCATTTACTCCTGAACGCCTGGAAATACTAGGGGTACTCTCATCACAAATAAATGTATCTTTAGAGAATGCATTGCTTTATGAAAACCTGGAAGAGAAAGTCAAGGAACGCACTGAACAACTTAGAAGCAAAAACCGTGAAATGTCTGTACAGTCAGAAATACTTAAAGACATGTATCAACAGCTGCAAAAACACAACAAAAATGTAACTGCAAGCATCAATTATGCACTGAGAATACAAGAGTCTATGTTGCCCAAAATAAAACACATTAAAAAACAACTGCCTGAGCTTTTTCTAATGTACCGCCCCCGTGATATTGTATCAGGTGATTTTTATTGGTACGGCGAAAAAAACGGACAAGTGATTATTGCAGCCATTGACTGTACTGGCCACGGAGTACCAGGGGCATTTATGAGTATGTTGGGGCATGGCATATTGAACCAAATTGTATACACAAAAAAAATTACCGATCCTGGAGCCATTCTTAGTTCGTTGCATTTGGGTATATTGACTGCACTCAGACAACGTGAAACTGACAATCGGGATGGAATGGATATGACCATTTGTGTTATTGACAAGCAAAATAAGGTATTGAAGTTTGCTGGAGCTAAAAACCCTTTGCATATTATTCAGGACAATGAGCTTACCGAGATAAAAGGAAACATTATGCCTATAGGTGGTGTGTGGCGCAGAATAGAAAAACGAGAATTCAATACTGTCGTATTTCCCTTAGATAAGCCCACCACTGTCTACATTCACTCTGATGGCTACCAAGACCAGCTTGGAGGACCAGACGAATACCCTAAAAAATTTATGAAACGAACCTTCAAGCAATTATTGTTTTCTATTCACCAAAAACCAATGGAAGAGCAGCAGCAAATACTGGAAGAAGCCCTGGATAATTGGATAGGAGATTTACATTCTCAAACAGATGATATATTGCTGGTTGGATTTCGCATTACCCCAGATATGTTGGCATAA
- a CDS encoding helix-turn-helix domain-containing protein, whose product MIAPHLDVFAVLIFLGVIQALFLALQCLFGQPRLEPSNRFLAFNLLANAATLLEIFLCYSGYIIYTLHYYDVSEPFNFVYAPLLWLYLRTYLNQSTPQKWYLHFIPFLFYTLYCALFFIQSAAYKYNAFLYAYHPELPYIHSTTIWTTDPLGIKAHINTVSILFNGVYYYLIIRFIIQYTKQHQLSFFKSLPNKRLRWVRTFFILSAFSYIHWVYRTFFVLRDLQDYTSAALSAVIIYYMSFMLMQHPEVFRRRKQNNAPKYAKSGLSESEKEVILAQLTQLMQNEKLYLDNLISLPQLAKKLAVPSHSISQVLNEQLQKNFFGFLADYRVQEAKELLSNPAFNHLTIEEIATRVGYNSKSAFNNVFKKITHTTPSAYRKKHT is encoded by the coding sequence ATGATTGCGCCTCACTTGGATGTTTTTGCTGTACTTATATTTTTAGGAGTTATACAAGCCCTTTTTCTTGCTTTACAATGCCTTTTTGGGCAGCCTCGCCTAGAGCCCTCCAATCGTTTTTTAGCGTTTAATCTGTTGGCGAATGCGGCTACTTTACTCGAGATTTTTTTGTGCTATAGCGGATACATCATTTATACATTACACTACTATGACGTGTCCGAACCCTTTAACTTTGTGTACGCCCCATTGTTATGGCTTTACCTCAGAACCTATTTAAACCAAAGCACGCCTCAAAAGTGGTATTTACATTTTATCCCATTTTTGTTTTATACCTTATACTGCGCTTTATTTTTTATACAGTCAGCTGCCTATAAATACAATGCGTTTTTGTATGCTTATCACCCTGAATTGCCCTATATACACTCTACAACTATATGGACTACCGACCCATTGGGTATCAAAGCTCACATCAATACCGTCTCTATTTTATTCAATGGAGTGTATTATTATCTCATCATTCGTTTTATCATACAATATACCAAACAACACCAACTCTCTTTTTTTAAATCCTTGCCAAACAAACGTTTACGTTGGGTTCGTACCTTCTTTATTTTGTCTGCGTTTAGCTATATACATTGGGTATACCGTACTTTTTTTGTGCTACGCGATTTGCAAGACTACACCAGCGCTGCGCTCAGTGCAGTAATCATTTACTATATGAGCTTTATGTTAATGCAGCATCCCGAAGTATTTAGGAGAAGAAAGCAAAACAATGCCCCAAAATATGCCAAATCGGGGTTGAGTGAATCGGAAAAAGAAGTCATTCTTGCTCAATTAACTCAACTCATGCAAAACGAAAAGTTATACCTTGATAACTTGATTTCTTTGCCGCAGTTAGCAAAAAAACTGGCGGTACCTAGTCATAGTATTTCGCAGGTGTTGAATGAACAACTACAGAAAAACTTTTTTGGCTTTTTGGCCGATTACCGGGTACAAGAAGCCAAGGAGTTGTTGAGCAACCCAGCGTTCAACCACTTGACTATAGAAGAAATAGCCACTAGAGTAGGGTATAATTCAAAATCGGCATTTAATAACGTTTTCAAAAAGATTACCCATACCACTCCATCAGCCTACCGGAAAAAACACACCTAA